The following are encoded together in the Methanomassiliicoccales archaeon genome:
- the thsB gene encoding thermosome subunit beta produces MGMGTTPILILKEGTRRDRGKDAQYNNIMAARAIADAVRSTLGPRGMDKMLVDSMGDVVITNDGVTILKEIDVEHPAAKMLVEVAKTQDEECGDGTTTAVILAGELLKKAVDLIDANVHPTIISGGYRLAAQKAMEYLDEIAMPISVDDKETLKKIAMTAMMSKAVSGVRAHMADLAVEAVTSIAEKVDGKWDVDLDNIQVVKKQGGSMEDTQLVKGVILDKEPVHPAMPKRVEKAKIALVDAALEIKKTEIDAKIEIRDPSQLQAFLAEEENMLRKMVEQVKNAGANVLFCQKGIDDLAQHFLAKEKIFALRRVKKSDMEKLAKATGATIVSKLSELSSKDLGHADLVEMRKYQEDEMTFVTGCKNPKSVSILIRGGTEHVVDEIERSLEDAMSVVAIAIEDGKIITGGGSTAVELAMKLREFAASVGGREQIAIDAFASALEVVPTALAENAGLDPIDVLIELRKAHKAAQKTAGINVFTGKVTDMYKENVLEPIRVGKQAISSATDAAVMILRIDDVIAAKGGSKPGPGQPGGPTEANLKPEED; encoded by the coding sequence ATGGGAATGGGAACAACGCCAATTCTTATACTTAAAGAAGGAACCCGCAGGGACAGGGGTAAGGACGCCCAATACAACAATATAATGGCTGCTAGAGCAATTGCAGATGCCGTCAGAAGCACCCTTGGCCCGCGCGGTATGGATAAAATGCTCGTTGACAGCATGGGTGATGTGGTTATCACAAACGATGGTGTAACAATCCTAAAGGAAATCGACGTCGAGCACCCAGCTGCAAAAATGCTGGTTGAGGTAGCAAAGACTCAGGATGAAGAATGCGGTGATGGCACAACGACAGCTGTCATTTTGGCGGGCGAACTGCTGAAGAAAGCTGTCGATCTCATTGATGCCAATGTACACCCGACGATCATCAGTGGCGGTTACAGGCTCGCAGCTCAGAAGGCGATGGAGTATTTGGATGAGATTGCCATGCCTATTTCTGTCGACGATAAGGAGACCCTGAAGAAGATTGCAATGACAGCTATGATGAGCAAGGCAGTTAGTGGTGTGAGAGCTCACATGGCCGACCTAGCCGTTGAGGCAGTAACATCTATCGCTGAAAAGGTGGATGGCAAGTGGGATGTCGATCTCGACAACATTCAAGTGGTGAAGAAACAGGGCGGTTCGATGGAGGACACGCAGCTTGTCAAGGGTGTGATTCTTGATAAAGAGCCTGTCCATCCAGCTATGCCCAAGAGGGTTGAAAAAGCGAAGATCGCCTTGGTTGATGCCGCTTTGGAAATCAAGAAAACGGAGATCGACGCGAAGATTGAAATCCGTGACCCGTCCCAGTTGCAAGCATTCCTCGCAGAAGAGGAAAATATGCTGAGAAAAATGGTGGAACAGGTCAAAAATGCCGGCGCGAATGTGTTGTTCTGCCAAAAGGGAATTGACGATCTGGCTCAGCACTTCTTGGCAAAGGAGAAGATCTTTGCATTGAGGCGTGTGAAGAAGTCGGATATGGAGAAACTCGCAAAGGCAACAGGTGCGACGATCGTGAGCAAGCTTAGCGAACTCAGCAGCAAAGATCTCGGTCACGCAGATCTGGTTGAAATGAGAAAATACCAAGAAGACGAGATGACCTTTGTGACGGGTTGCAAGAATCCCAAATCTGTCTCGATTCTAATCAGAGGTGGTACTGAACACGTGGTCGACGAAATCGAACGCTCGCTCGAAGATGCCATGAGCGTAGTCGCGATCGCTATTGAGGATGGGAAGATCATTACTGGTGGAGGATCTACAGCTGTGGAGCTCGCGATGAAGCTCAGGGAGTTTGCAGCTTCTGTCGGTGGACGTGAACAGATCGCAATTGATGCCTTTGCAAGCGCTCTCGAAGTTGTTCCGACTGCTCTCGCTGAAAATGCTGGTCTCGACCCAATAGATGTATTGATTGAGCTCAGAAAAGCTCACAAGGCAGCCCAAAAGACTGCGGGCATTAACGTCTTTACAGGTAAAGTAACGGACATGTACAAGGAAAATGTCCTAGAGCCGATTCGCGTGGGTAAGCAAGCCATTAGCTCTGCCACCGATGCTGCCGTGATGATTCTAAGAATCGATGATGTCATTGCAGCTAAGGGAGGATCCAAACCTGGTCCAGGTCAACCAGGTGGTCCCACTGAAGCAAATTTGAAACCTGAAGAAGACTGA
- a CDS encoding proteasome-activating nucleotidase, with the protein MAYLREQQTEALIADMKEKIELLERRNSELLEETRRLEGEKRYIESELFRLQKEIKRMRTEMERLKSPPLIIGIIKDVLSDGRVVVKSSTGPDFIVSTSEYVPVEDLIVGARVALNKQTLAVMGVLPPSLDPIVVGAEIIEKPNVSYDEIGGLDEQIREVREAVEDPLLRPELYRKVGIEPPKGVLLVGPPGTGKTLLAKAVAHQTKATFIRMVGSELVQKYIGEGARLVRELFELAREKAPSIVFIDELDSIGAKRLEVATSGDREVQRTLMQLLAELDGFNPIGDVKIIGATNRPDILDEALLRPGRFDRIISIPMPNYEARVEIFKIHTKKMSLDKNVNLSVIAAKCESATGADIKAICTEAGMFAIRDNRDYVTMIDFERAVAKVLETDETKFVESGVMFA; encoded by the coding sequence GTGGCATATTTGAGGGAGCAGCAAACGGAAGCGCTTATTGCTGATATGAAGGAAAAAATCGAGCTCCTCGAACGCAGGAATAGTGAACTGTTGGAAGAGACCCGTCGATTGGAAGGCGAGAAAAGATACATCGAAAGCGAGCTCTTCAGACTCCAGAAGGAAATAAAGAGAATGAGAACTGAGATGGAGAGACTCAAGTCTCCGCCACTCATAATAGGTATCATCAAAGATGTGCTTTCAGATGGACGAGTTGTCGTAAAAAGTTCAACAGGTCCTGACTTCATTGTGAGCACATCGGAATATGTGCCAGTTGAAGACCTCATCGTTGGAGCAAGAGTAGCTCTGAACAAGCAGACTCTGGCAGTGATGGGCGTATTGCCGCCTTCCCTTGATCCAATAGTTGTGGGCGCTGAGATCATTGAGAAGCCCAATGTGAGTTACGATGAAATCGGAGGTTTGGATGAGCAGATAAGGGAGGTTCGTGAGGCGGTAGAAGATCCTCTTCTGAGACCTGAACTGTACAGGAAAGTTGGTATTGAACCTCCAAAGGGTGTGCTGCTCGTAGGTCCCCCGGGCACTGGGAAGACCCTCTTGGCCAAGGCGGTCGCACACCAGACGAAGGCAACCTTCATAAGGATGGTTGGTTCCGAGCTGGTGCAGAAATACATTGGTGAAGGTGCCAGACTCGTCAGAGAGCTCTTCGAGCTAGCACGAGAGAAAGCGCCAAGTATAGTGTTCATCGATGAACTCGATTCAATAGGCGCGAAAAGATTGGAAGTTGCCACTTCCGGCGACAGAGAAGTGCAAAGAACTTTGATGCAGCTTTTGGCAGAACTCGACGGCTTCAACCCCATTGGTGATGTGAAGATCATAGGTGCGACCAATAGACCTGATATTCTTGATGAGGCGCTTTTGAGACCTGGGAGATTTGATCGTATCATCTCGATTCCCATGCCAAACTACGAGGCAAGAGTTGAAATCTTCAAAATCCACACGAAGAAAATGAGTCTCGACAAGAATGTGAATCTGTCAGTGATAGCCGCCAAGTGCGAATCCGCAACAGGAGCTGACATCAAAGCAATCTGTACAGAAGCAGGAATGTTCGCAATAAGGGACAATCGCGATTATGTAACAATGATCGACTTCGAGAGGGCTGTCGCAAAAGTCCTTGAGACTGATGAGACAAAGTTCGTAGAATCCGGTGTCATGTTTGCCTGA
- a CDS encoding ATP/GTP-binding protein codes for MQYIYFIGTAGSGKSTLTYAFHDWLELQGLDSIIVNLDPGAEAIPYVPDVDIRDWIRLNEIMNEYGLGPNGAQIVCADLIALNIKEVVSTVQEFKTNYVLIDTPGQMELFAFRQSSNVVVNEFGREDSFLVFLSDPQLAKTPSGFVSDLMLCAITHFRFAIPILNVLSKVDVLTDEELETILNWSRDPYALNIALEGTTGTSQTLLSLELFKALESIGMYRELTPVSAELSYGLEDIYNTIQQYFSGGEDLTRD; via the coding sequence ATGCAATATATATATTTCATCGGCACGGCAGGCAGTGGGAAAAGTACTCTTACATATGCTTTTCATGATTGGCTGGAGCTTCAGGGGCTTGATTCTATAATCGTTAATCTTGATCCAGGTGCAGAGGCAATACCCTATGTTCCAGATGTGGACATTAGAGACTGGATTCGTTTGAATGAAATCATGAATGAATATGGTCTTGGACCTAATGGTGCGCAAATCGTCTGTGCCGATTTGATAGCATTGAACATTAAGGAAGTTGTTTCAACCGTGCAGGAATTCAAGACAAACTACGTGCTTATAGATACGCCTGGCCAGATGGAATTATTTGCATTCAGACAATCGAGTAATGTCGTCGTCAACGAATTTGGAAGGGAAGATTCATTCCTCGTTTTCCTGTCCGATCCGCAGTTAGCGAAGACCCCCTCTGGCTTTGTATCAGACCTCATGCTGTGTGCCATCACCCATTTTAGATTCGCCATCCCCATCCTCAACGTTCTTTCAAAAGTCGATGTACTGACGGATGAAGAACTCGAAACGATCCTCAACTGGTCAAGAGATCCATACGCATTGAACATTGCACTTGAGGGGACGACCGGTACCTCTCAGACGCTTCTCAGTCTAGAGCTCTTTAAGGCGCTTGAGAGCATAGGTATGTACAGGGAACTAACCCCAGTTTCAGCAGAGCTTTCTTACGGTCTGGAAGATATTTATAACACCATTCAACAATACTTTTCAGGCGGGGAAGATTTGACGAGGGATTAG
- the dnaK gene encoding molecular chaperone DnaK, whose protein sequence is MVPKIIGIDLGTSNSAAAVMEGGRPTIIPSAEGTSLGGKAFPSYVAFTKDGQLLVGEPARRQAITNPEGTITAIKRKMGTDYKVKVFGKEYTPQQISAFILQKIKRDAEAYLGEEVKKAVITVPAYFNDNQRQATKDAGEIAGLEVVRIINEPTAAALAYGLDKSGKSQKIMVFDLGGGTLDVTIMEFSEGVFEVLSTSGDTQLGGTDMDEALIKYVVENFKKDTGIDLTQDKMALWRVREACEKAKIELSSTMSTDINLPFIIADASGPKHLSMTITRAKLEELVTPIVERCKGPMIRAMDDANLRPDDIDAIILVGGPTRMPIVQRLVERVVGKKIQRGIDPMECVAMGAAIQGAVLAGEIKDVLLLDVTPLSLGIETLGGITTKLIERNTTIPTRKSQIFTTAADNQTSVEIHVVQGEREMARDNVSLGRFHLTGIPPAPRGVPQIEVTFDIDANGILHVSAKDLGTGKQQSITITASTKLSREEIDRMVAEAEKFAEQDKKQREKVETINQADSMIYNANKTLQELGEKVTKEEREKIEKAIEELKTAISGGETATIKSKTEALMKEVFQVSSRIYQTAGQQQQSSGGTTSGGSKDEKKGGENGFVDADYKIVDEK, encoded by the coding sequence ATGGTGCCAAAGATAATTGGAATTGATTTAGGTACGAGCAACTCAGCTGCCGCTGTGATGGAAGGCGGTAGACCGACGATAATTCCGAGTGCAGAGGGTACGAGTTTGGGAGGTAAGGCTTTCCCATCATATGTGGCGTTTACAAAAGATGGCCAACTTCTTGTAGGTGAACCTGCAAGGAGGCAGGCTATAACAAATCCAGAGGGAACGATAACTGCAATTAAGAGGAAAATGGGAACGGATTATAAGGTTAAGGTTTTTGGCAAAGAATATACGCCCCAGCAAATCTCAGCATTTATCCTTCAGAAAATCAAGCGAGATGCAGAGGCCTACTTGGGTGAGGAAGTGAAAAAAGCCGTCATAACTGTGCCGGCATACTTTAACGATAACCAGCGACAGGCTACCAAAGATGCTGGTGAAATCGCCGGTCTCGAGGTGGTAAGAATCATCAATGAACCGACGGCGGCAGCGCTCGCATACGGTCTCGATAAATCAGGAAAGTCGCAGAAGATAATGGTATTTGATCTCGGTGGCGGGACACTTGACGTGACTATCATGGAATTCAGCGAGGGCGTATTCGAAGTCTTGTCAACAAGCGGGGATACACAGCTCGGCGGTACGGATATGGATGAAGCTCTCATCAAGTATGTCGTCGAGAACTTCAAGAAAGATACTGGGATTGATTTGACTCAAGACAAGATGGCGCTGTGGAGGGTTAGGGAGGCGTGCGAGAAGGCGAAGATTGAGCTCTCCAGTACGATGTCAACTGACATAAATCTCCCGTTCATCATTGCAGATGCTTCAGGTCCAAAACACCTTTCAATGACGATTACGCGGGCAAAGCTCGAGGAGCTCGTTACCCCCATTGTAGAGCGGTGCAAGGGACCTATGATCAGAGCAATGGATGATGCCAATCTTAGACCCGATGATATAGATGCCATCATACTTGTCGGCGGACCAACAAGAATGCCAATCGTCCAGAGACTCGTTGAGAGGGTAGTTGGAAAGAAAATACAGCGTGGTATCGACCCGATGGAATGCGTGGCCATGGGAGCAGCTATTCAGGGTGCCGTGCTTGCGGGGGAAATCAAAGATGTTCTCCTGCTCGATGTGACCCCTCTATCTCTAGGCATTGAAACGCTTGGTGGTATTACAACAAAACTAATTGAGCGCAATACGACCATTCCGACCAGAAAGAGCCAGATATTCACGACAGCTGCCGACAATCAGACGAGTGTCGAGATCCATGTTGTGCAGGGCGAACGAGAAATGGCGCGGGACAACGTGTCACTTGGCAGATTCCACCTGACTGGAATTCCGCCGGCGCCTCGCGGGGTTCCGCAGATCGAGGTTACCTTCGACATCGATGCAAATGGCATCCTTCATGTTTCAGCGAAGGATCTAGGAACAGGTAAGCAGCAGAGCATTACCATCACTGCTAGTACAAAACTCTCCAGAGAGGAGATTGACCGGATGGTCGCAGAGGCTGAAAAATTCGCAGAACAAGATAAGAAGCAGAGGGAAAAGGTGGAGACAATAAACCAGGCCGACTCTATGATCTATAATGCAAATAAGACTTTACAAGAACTCGGAGAAAAAGTGACAAAGGAAGAGAGGGAAAAAATAGAAAAGGCGATCGAAGAACTGAAGACCGCGATATCGGGCGGTGAAACGGCCACGATTAAATCGAAAACAGAAGCGCTGATGAAAGAAGTGTTTCAAGTATCCTCGAGAATCTACCAGACTGCAGGCCAGCAACAACAAAGTAGTGGGGGCACTACATCTGGTGGGAGCAAAGACGAAAAGAAAGGCGGTGAGAACGGTTTCGTAGACGCTGATTATAAGATTGTCGACGAAAAGTAA
- a CDS encoding multiprotein bridging factor aMBF1 produces the protein MICELCGKETERTTRIFIEGTILSVCSSCAKFGEVRKKGQEKSAPQNIIAKRLELREKRMKPKDLYALEETTLELVPDYPRIIREARMARDWKQETLAAKINEKVSVINKIEKGDMKPDDALVKKLEKELGIKLMERVPIVKTEAKPSQNKGLTLGDVIKLKER, from the coding sequence ATGATATGCGAACTCTGCGGTAAGGAAACTGAGCGCACAACTCGCATCTTCATCGAGGGGACTATTTTGAGCGTGTGCAGCAGTTGCGCCAAATTCGGGGAGGTGCGCAAAAAAGGACAGGAGAAGTCAGCGCCGCAGAACATCATTGCAAAGCGTCTGGAATTGCGAGAAAAGCGAATGAAACCCAAGGATCTTTATGCCTTGGAAGAAACAACTCTTGAGCTCGTTCCAGATTATCCCAGGATCATTAGGGAGGCCCGGATGGCTCGCGACTGGAAACAGGAGACTTTAGCAGCGAAGATCAATGAAAAGGTAAGCGTGATTAATAAGATAGAAAAAGGAGATATGAAACCAGATGACGCGCTCGTGAAGAAGCTCGAAAAGGAATTGGGAATTAAGCTCATGGAAAGGGTCCCGATTGTGAAGACCGAAGCCAAACCATCCCAAAATAAGGGTTTAACGCTTGGAGATGTCATCAAATTGAAAGAAAGGTAA
- a CDS encoding DUF2240 family protein, producing MDELRNCLALVFKRKGKGILSERELVFSVSMDFRWFTPKEAQRLLDLGLRNGLLERVDDMIKPTFDYKKIEISINFKPDKKILEERKKNDSVFSKILDKIVTSGVSKRDAVAKINKIQEKIGVDAEVAAVAYAKEIGVSVDDLIDEVEKEIIER from the coding sequence ATGGATGAGCTAAGAAACTGTCTAGCTCTCGTTTTCAAGCGGAAAGGAAAAGGGATCCTGTCCGAGAGGGAGTTGGTTTTCTCGGTTTCAATGGACTTCCGCTGGTTTACTCCAAAGGAGGCTCAGAGACTGCTTGATCTCGGCCTCAGGAATGGGTTGTTAGAGCGCGTCGATGACATGATTAAACCCACATTCGATTACAAGAAAATTGAAATATCCATCAATTTCAAACCCGATAAGAAAATCCTAGAAGAGCGGAAAAAGAATGATTCTGTTTTTTCGAAGATACTTGATAAGATTGTAACATCGGGCGTTTCAAAAAGAGATGCAGTCGCAAAAATTAATAAAATTCAGGAAAAAATCGGCGTCGATGCAGAAGTGGCTGCCGTCGCTTACGCAAAGGAAATTGGCGTGAGCGTCGACGATCTCATCGACGAAGTCGAAAAGGAAATCATCGAGAGATAA
- a CDS encoding recombinase family protein, translating into MYYCRKLQEAGCSLILVKDAFLGQVDTSTPMGEFMLAVIFAVGQLERKLILERTKEGIAKYKKKYGKWGREKRKDINIELAAEMIKVKPLAEVARILKVPRSTLREHLLRAGVEIPTKGECRNTSPEKTGGCLNT; encoded by the coding sequence ATGTACTATTGCAGGAAGCTGCAGGAGGCGGGTTGCAGCCTCATACTCGTCAAGGACGCTTTCCTCGGGCAGGTGGATACGAGCACGCCCATGGGCGAGTTCATGCTCGCTGTGATCTTCGCCGTCGGGCAGCTCGAAAGAAAACTCATCCTCGAGCGCACGAAGGAAGGGATAGCGAAGTACAAGAAAAAATACGGGAAGTGGGGGAGGGAGAAGAGGAAAGACATCAATATCGAGCTCGCCGCAGAGATGATCAAGGTCAAGCCTCTCGCAGAAGTCGCGAGGATCCTCAAGGTCCCGCGCTCTACCCTGCGCGAGCACCTGCTGCGCGCGGGTGTCGAAATTCCGACAAAAGGGGAATGTCGGAATACCTCCCCCGAAAAAACCGGGGGTTGTTTAAATACCTAA
- the dnaJ gene encoding molecular chaperone DnaJ translates to MTKKDYYEVLGVSKDATVDEIKKAYRKLARQYHPDVTQLDRKTAEEKFKEISEAYEVLVDENKRRLYDMYGHAGVSGQFRDGQFTWKDFTHMSDLRDIFSDLGAFGFGDFSFGDMGFGESLFDFLFGRRDAFDRSKQAHRGRALRYDIEITLQEAANGATKEISVPHSVKCEACGGTGAKDGKITMCPACDGKGQKSTVERRGYTQFISITTCPRCGGSGKIVVDPCPKCSGEGVTRKISKISINIPKGVEDGTRLRIPGAGEANLSGGSPGDLYVVVHVKEDELFKRNGADIWIDWPITFPQAALGAEIEVPTLWGKAKLKIPPGTQGGTIFRLKGSGLDRIDGSGRGDQYVRVGIEVPQKLTEEQKSLLRKFAELENEPKSKFGRFRRG, encoded by the coding sequence ATGACAAAGAAAGACTACTATGAGGTGCTCGGCGTCAGCAAAGACGCTACTGTCGATGAGATCAAAAAAGCGTACCGAAAGCTAGCAAGACAGTATCATCCAGACGTGACGCAGCTGGATAGAAAAACTGCAGAAGAGAAGTTCAAAGAAATATCTGAGGCATACGAAGTTCTCGTTGACGAAAACAAGAGGCGGCTTTATGATATGTACGGTCATGCGGGCGTCAGCGGGCAATTCAGAGACGGCCAGTTTACTTGGAAGGATTTCACGCACATGTCAGACCTTCGCGACATCTTCTCTGACCTGGGCGCCTTTGGGTTCGGTGATTTTTCGTTTGGCGATATGGGGTTCGGAGAAAGCCTCTTCGATTTTCTTTTCGGACGCAGGGATGCCTTCGATCGATCAAAGCAGGCTCATAGAGGACGGGCACTAAGATACGACATCGAGATCACATTGCAGGAAGCGGCAAATGGGGCAACAAAGGAAATATCAGTTCCTCACAGCGTCAAATGCGAAGCTTGTGGGGGTACTGGTGCGAAGGATGGAAAGATCACTATGTGCCCAGCATGTGATGGGAAAGGCCAGAAGAGCACCGTTGAGAGGAGAGGGTATACCCAATTCATTTCGATCACAACGTGCCCTCGATGTGGCGGTAGCGGCAAGATCGTCGTAGATCCCTGCCCAAAATGCAGTGGGGAAGGTGTTACGCGGAAAATTTCGAAGATTAGCATTAATATCCCAAAGGGAGTAGAGGACGGAACCCGTCTGAGGATACCTGGAGCAGGAGAAGCAAATCTATCCGGCGGATCTCCTGGGGATCTGTACGTTGTCGTCCATGTGAAGGAAGATGAACTCTTCAAGCGCAACGGTGCTGACATTTGGATTGATTGGCCGATTACATTTCCGCAGGCAGCGCTCGGAGCGGAAATCGAGGTACCGACGCTGTGGGGAAAGGCTAAGCTAAAGATACCCCCCGGCACGCAGGGTGGTACAATATTCAGGTTGAAGGGTAGCGGTCTCGATCGTATTGACGGATCGGGAAGAGGCGATCAATACGTTAGGGTAGGAATTGAAGTCCCTCAAAAATTGACAGAAGAGCAGAAGAGCCTCCTGAGGAAGTTTGCTGAGTTGGAAAACGAACCAAAGAGCAAATTCGGCAGATTCCGAAGAGGATGA
- a CDS encoding helix-turn-helix domain-containing protein, with product MHAMEISKIITDQYCARILSATLLETKTAVELSKEMNIPIAACYRKIRMLEKAGLLRCIEEKPTLDGKYAAAYKSLLEEARILYENGKIKAHIKLINGEEKNLVFDCK from the coding sequence ATGCATGCAATGGAGATATCAAAAATTATTACAGACCAGTACTGCGCGAGAATACTCTCAGCAACACTTTTAGAGACTAAGACTGCAGTCGAGCTCAGTAAAGAAATGAACATTCCCATTGCGGCGTGCTATAGAAAGATAAGAATGCTTGAAAAGGCGGGACTTTTGCGTTGCATTGAAGAGAAGCCGACGTTGGATGGCAAATACGCTGCGGCTTACAAATCTCTACTCGAAGAGGCAAGGATACTTTACGAAAATGGCAAGATCAAAGCACATATTAAGCTGATCAACGGCGAGGAAAAGAATCTAGTTTTCGATTGCAAGTAA
- a CDS encoding MFS transporter, which yields MSSFRGYDERVWILFIGRTIAAAGFSIVMPFLAIYLHERLGVPMSVVGAIFLISSAIGAFGQLAGGEVSDRFGRKSVMYLSIGARAVIFVMISAVVAIDSSFLIIGLLVVISNFLGSLFEPASNAMIADIVEPAKRLEAYGLLRIGMNIGWALGPLIGGFLAAFSYSSLFLLTALTSATVALLIHFKVKESMKTGESLQRFGVRDLVRLKNDRRFFAFCIFSLILWIVVAQMSSTLSVFSTSEVRISVVEIGYLYTINGLMVVFAQLPVARLISRFSMSGTIAVGAIIYSLGYFMVGFATGFVFLAMCMVVITVGEIVTSPSSMNLVANMSPERERGLYMGFFGLFTSFGWSLGPFIGGVSIDAFAQSPVLMWGILSSFGLISAIGYLILGRFIPSRVDRVDTPPR from the coding sequence ATGTCGAGTTTTAGAGGTTATGATGAAAGGGTATGGATTCTCTTCATAGGCAGAACGATTGCGGCGGCTGGATTCTCAATCGTGATGCCATTTCTAGCAATTTATCTTCATGAAAGACTAGGGGTGCCGATGTCGGTAGTCGGCGCAATTTTTCTTATTTCATCGGCGATTGGTGCCTTTGGTCAATTGGCAGGAGGCGAGGTGTCGGATCGTTTCGGCCGAAAGAGCGTGATGTATCTTTCAATAGGCGCGCGTGCGGTGATTTTCGTGATGATCAGTGCCGTCGTTGCCATTGATTCTAGCTTTTTGATCATCGGATTACTCGTCGTCATTAGCAATTTCCTTGGCTCGCTTTTCGAACCAGCTTCAAACGCCATGATTGCGGATATCGTTGAGCCAGCTAAGCGGTTGGAAGCGTATGGGTTGTTAAGGATCGGAATGAATATCGGATGGGCGCTCGGCCCCCTCATTGGAGGGTTTCTCGCAGCATTTTCATATTCTTCACTTTTCCTGCTAACGGCCCTTACGAGTGCTACCGTTGCGTTACTCATCCATTTCAAGGTAAAAGAATCGATGAAGACTGGCGAATCGCTTCAGCGTTTCGGTGTGAGAGATTTAGTAAGACTTAAGAATGATCGCCGATTTTTCGCATTTTGCATCTTCTCATTAATACTGTGGATTGTTGTCGCTCAGATGTCGTCGACTTTGTCTGTGTTCTCGACTTCAGAAGTAAGAATATCTGTTGTCGAAATCGGCTACCTCTATACTATTAACGGATTGATGGTTGTCTTTGCACAGCTTCCCGTTGCAAGACTGATTTCTCGATTCAGTATGTCTGGAACGATTGCAGTCGGCGCTATCATTTACTCGCTGGGCTACTTCATGGTCGGTTTTGCAACCGGATTCGTATTTCTGGCGATGTGCATGGTTGTCATCACTGTTGGAGAAATTGTAACCTCGCCATCTTCAATGAATCTAGTCGCGAATATGTCCCCTGAGCGGGAGAGGGGACTTTACATGGGATTTTTTGGCCTATTCACATCATTTGGATGGTCACTCGGACCGTTTATCGGAGGTGTATCGATAGATGCCTTTGCACAATCGCCTGTACTCATGTGGGGAATTCTTTCTTCCTTTGGCTTGATAAGCGCGATCGGCTATTTGATACTCGGAAGATTCATTCCATCTCGTGTTGACCGGGTGGACACCCCTCCACGATAG
- the grpE gene encoding nucleotide exchange factor GrpE, giving the protein MGNEESELTAKNETLPAENSADLQSLKDEIEALKKKLDMAERELRKYEELSNQYLDLAKRIQADFDNYKKRIQKEKDEIVKCANENLICELLSTLDDLERALSTSCSCDELKMGVNHIYNNLMSLLHSYGLREITSHDKFDPQYHEAMAIEQGEDGKILEVYQKGYLLGSKVIRHSKVKVAKNQSGGDDGAKDNWN; this is encoded by the coding sequence ATGGGAAACGAGGAAAGCGAATTGACCGCAAAGAATGAAACCCTGCCTGCGGAAAATTCAGCTGATCTGCAGTCTTTGAAAGACGAAATAGAAGCGCTGAAAAAGAAGCTCGATATGGCAGAAAGGGAACTCAGAAAATATGAGGAGCTATCGAATCAATACCTCGATCTTGCTAAGCGAATACAAGCTGATTTTGATAATTATAAGAAGCGCATTCAAAAGGAAAAAGATGAAATTGTAAAATGTGCCAATGAAAATCTTATTTGCGAGCTTCTGTCAACGCTTGATGACCTCGAAAGGGCTTTAAGCACCAGCTGTAGTTGTGACGAACTAAAAATGGGTGTTAATCACATTTATAACAATCTGATGTCTCTCCTTCATTCTTATGGTCTCAGGGAAATAACTTCCCATGACAAGTTTGATCCTCAGTATCATGAAGCAATGGCTATTGAACAAGGAGAAGATGGAAAGATTCTAGAAGTTTATCAAAAGGGATATCTCCTTGGGTCAAAGGTAATTAGACATTCAAAGGTGAAGGTGGCAAAGAATCAATCGGGAGGTGATGATGGTGCCAAAGATAATTGGAATTGA